The following proteins come from a genomic window of Panicum hallii strain FIL2 chromosome 8, PHallii_v3.1, whole genome shotgun sequence:
- the LOC112902350 gene encoding nuclear pore complex protein NUP98A-like isoform X1, which translates to MFGSTNPFGQSSTSPFGQNSFGTQQGFGQATPAASNPFAPKPFGSPTTTFGAQTGSSLFGTTSTGAFGQQQSTPTFGTTSTAAFGQQQSTPTFGTPSSSLFGSSPAFGASPTPAFGATSSTFGSGSLFGQKPSFGGFGSSPSQSSPFGSTFQQTQPTFGSSTFGTSTTPTFGTTTTPAFGVTTPAFGTTTTPAFGATTTPAFGSTAPSLFGASSTPAFGSSAPGFGTSATTAFGFPLVVLPLEQHHLSVQTPAFGSQTAAPAFGQAQFGNQAGGTRIKPYAQTPDVDGTTSGTQPAAKLDSISAMPEYKDKSHEELRWEDYQRGDKGGPNPSGTPTVTPTFPSSTPPNTFTTSSLFSQTTPNPFSSNNPFAKNGSTSASLFNTSFNNTPVASSSPFTSSTSTTMFGQTGVSAFPAVVHHLCFQILLLLLLHLRCLAHQQHVIQVYSALACCWLTLNQPHYFNLPLHLHNSHRVHQLSPLETYLAHLILAVCLAADLHFLQCQHFNNLPLLKHQTCSPSNLRLNQLLQVDFLVFPTQLIRPSLDRKLLANPIWSCNLLLFRIHLGHFQQCLRCPLGMVDDLLRFSMEYQVCQPPPPPPPTHTHTPTTFSL; encoded by the exons ATGTTCGGCTCCACCAACC CATTTGGGCAGTCATCAACCAGCCCATTTGGCCAGAACTCATTCGGAACCCAGCAGGGATTCGGCCAGGCTACCCCTGCTGCTAGCAACCCCTTTGCGCCAAAACCATTTGGCAGCCCAACCACAACTTTTGGGGCACAGACTGGAAGCTCACTTTTCGGCACTACATCCACTGGTGCATTTGGCCAGCAGCAGTCCACTCCTACATTTGGCACTACATCCACTGCTGCGTTTGGCCAGCAGCAATCCACTCCCACGTTTGGCACCCCGTCCTCCTCTCTGTTCGGGAGCTCTCCAGCTTTCGGTGCATCGCCCACTCCTGCCTTTGGTGCTACATCCTCTACCTTTGGCTCTG GATCTTTATTTGGACAAAAGCCAAGCTTCGGGGGTTTTGGATCATCTCCTAGCCAGTCAAGTCCTTTTGGTAGCACGTTCCAGCAAACACAACCGACATTTGGCAGCAGCACTTTTGGTACATCAACTACACCGACATTCGGTACCACAACTACGCCGGCATTTGGTGTAACTACACCAGCCTTTGGCACCACAACTACACCGGCTTTTGGCGCCACGACCACCCCAGCATTTGGTTCCACAGCGCCATCTTTATTTGGTGCTTCTAGCACCCCGGCATTTGGTTCATCAGCTCCTGGTTTTGGAACTTCAGCGACCACAGCATTTGGT TTTCCTCTGGTAGTTCTCCCTTTGGAACAACATCACCTTTCGGTGCAGACTCCAGCATTTG GCTCACAGACAGCAGCACCCGCTTTTGGGCAAGCACAATTTGGTAATCAAGCTGGAGGGACTAGAATAAAACCTTATGCTCAAACACCAGATGTTGACGGTACTACCAGTGGTACTCAGCCTGCTGCAAAACTTGATTCCATATCAGCGATGCCTGAATACAAAGACAAGAGTCATGAAGAATTGAGGTGGGAAGATTACCAGCGCGGAGACAAGG GCGGACCAAACCCTTCTGGAACTCCAACAGTGACGCCTACCTTTCCATCATCAACACCACCGAATACTTTTACAACAAGCAGTCTATTTAGCCAAACTACTCCAAACCCATTTTCATCAAACAATCCATTTGCTAAGAATGGTTCAACTAGCGCATCACTATTCAACACCTCATTTAACAATACACCAGTTGCAAGTTCGAGCCCATTCACATCGTCCACTAGTACCACAATGTTTGGACAAACAGGTGTTTCTGCATTTCCAGCAGTAGTTCACCATCTTTGTTTCCAAATACTGCTCCTGCTTTTGCTTCATCTTCGTTGTTTGGCACATCAACAACACGTAATTCAAGTCTATTCGGCACTGGCTTGTTGTTGGCTAACACTCAATCAGCCCCACTATTTCAATCTTCCCCTGCATTTGCACAACAGCCATCGAGTACACCAGCTTTCTCCTCTGGAAACCTATTTAGCACACCTAATACTGGCAGTCTGTTTGGCAGCGGACCTTCACTTTTTACAATG CCAACATTTCAACAACCTGCCCCTACTCAAACACCAAACATGTTCTCCTTCCAACCTCCGCCTCAACCAG CTTCTACAAGTGGATTTCCTGGTTTTTCCAACACAGCTAATCAGGCCCTCATTGGACCGCA AACTCCTAGCCAATCCAATATGGTCATGCAACCTGCTCCTGTTTCGAATCCATTTGGGACACTTCCAGCAATGCCTCAGATGTCCATTGGGAATGGTGGATGATCTCCTTCGGTTCAGTATGGAATATCAAGTTtgccaaccccccccccccccccccccaacacacacacacacaccaaccacattttctttataa
- the LOC112902350 gene encoding nuclear pore complex protein NUP98B-like isoform X2, with amino-acid sequence MFGSTNPFGQSSTSPFGQNSFGTQQGFGQATPAASNPFAPKPFGSPTTTFGAQTGSSLFGTTSTGAFGQQQSTPTFGTTSTAAFGQQQSTPTFGTPSSSLFGSSPAFGASPTPAFGATSSTFGSGSLFGQKPSFGGFGSSPSQSSPFGSTFQQTQPTFGSSTFGTSTTPTFGTTTTPAFGVTTPAFGTTTTPAFGATTTPAFGSTAPSLFGASSTPAFGSSAPGFGTSATTAFGAHRQQHPLLGKHNLVIKLEGLE; translated from the exons ATGTTCGGCTCCACCAACC CATTTGGGCAGTCATCAACCAGCCCATTTGGCCAGAACTCATTCGGAACCCAGCAGGGATTCGGCCAGGCTACCCCTGCTGCTAGCAACCCCTTTGCGCCAAAACCATTTGGCAGCCCAACCACAACTTTTGGGGCACAGACTGGAAGCTCACTTTTCGGCACTACATCCACTGGTGCATTTGGCCAGCAGCAGTCCACTCCTACATTTGGCACTACATCCACTGCTGCGTTTGGCCAGCAGCAATCCACTCCCACGTTTGGCACCCCGTCCTCCTCTCTGTTCGGGAGCTCTCCAGCTTTCGGTGCATCGCCCACTCCTGCCTTTGGTGCTACATCCTCTACCTTTGGCTCTG GATCTTTATTTGGACAAAAGCCAAGCTTCGGGGGTTTTGGATCATCTCCTAGCCAGTCAAGTCCTTTTGGTAGCACGTTCCAGCAAACACAACCGACATTTGGCAGCAGCACTTTTGGTACATCAACTACACCGACATTCGGTACCACAACTACGCCGGCATTTGGTGTAACTACACCAGCCTTTGGCACCACAACTACACCGGCTTTTGGCGCCACGACCACCCCAGCATTTGGTTCCACAGCGCCATCTTTATTTGGTGCTTCTAGCACCCCGGCATTTGGTTCATCAGCTCCTGGTTTTGGAACTTCAGCGACCACAGCATTTGGT GCTCACAGACAGCAGCACCCGCTTTTGGGCAAGCACAATTTGGTAATCAAGCTGGAGGGACTAGAATAA